The proteins below come from a single Gossypium raimondii isolate GPD5lz chromosome 2, ASM2569854v1, whole genome shotgun sequence genomic window:
- the LOC105789125 gene encoding uncharacterized protein LOC105789125, translating into MEESSSATTGDQRDKSTEEEVIIREVDTDQPSTCPENELDDRELDGSESKPPLNKSDILKAVEVVERDSRAIADSFSSLFASLRLALSEVTSGSVDHMRCFGDAAGRLQESALDAATKGNRYINSCLRLNEEMKGMESLATQLKVLRRNVDALDTAVNKLVRLP; encoded by the exons ATGGAAGAATCATCGTCAGCTACGACAGGAGATCAGAGAGATAAATCAACTGAAGAGGAAGTTATTATCAGGGAAGTGGACACGGATCAACCGTCCACGTGTCCCGAGAATGAACTGGATGACCGTGAACTCGACGGTAGCGAATCGAAGCCGCCATTGAACAAAAGCGACATCTTGAAAGCAGTGGAGGTAGTTGAAAGAGACTCTCGGGCTATCGCCGATAGCTTCTCTTCTCTCTTCGCTTCGCTTCGTTTGGCTCTCTCTGAG GTCACTAGCGGCTCAGTTGATCATATGCGTTGCTTTGGAGATGCAGCTGGGCGTCTTCAAGAATCTG CACTTGATGCGGCTACAAAGGGGAACCGGTATATAAATTCATGTCTCAG GTTAAATGAGGAAATGAAGGGCATGGAAAGTCTAGCTACACAGCT AAAAGTTCTGAGGAGGAATGTAGATGCCCTAGACACAGCCGTTAACAAGCTCGTACGACTTCCATGA
- the LOC105789727 gene encoding probable E3 ubiquitin-protein ligase RHC2A, translated as MSTFLFEPFNETDEDYDDSEDETIIDFNSDFDRNISDDSSDMNVRPASKTAIKGLENVKADNGEELSKIGSLRCLVCSEELLNETDGRRLPCAHVYHAGCIIQMLENSNMCPLCRHKLPVVDFDLNLDMSSC; from the coding sequence ATGTCAACATTCCTATTCGAGCCCTTCAACGAAACTGATGAAGACTATGATGATTCAGAAGATGAGACCATTATTGATTTCAATAGTGATTTTGACAGGAACATTAGCGACGATAGTAGCGACATGAATGTGAGGCCGGCAAGTAAAACGGCGATCAAAGGGTTGGAAAACGTAAAGGCCGACAACGGTGAAGAATTAAGCAAAATAGGGTCATTGCGATGTTTGGTTTGCTCGGAAGAGTTGCTGAATGAAACGGATGGTAGACGTTTACCTTGTGCACATGTTTACCATGCCGGTTGTATTATACAAATGTTAGAGAATAGTAATATGTGTCCATTGTGTCGCCATAAGTTGCCTGTTGTTGATTTTGATCTGAATTTAGATATGTCTTCGTGTTGA